In the Kitasatospora terrestris genome, one interval contains:
- the serA gene encoding phosphoglycerate dehydrogenase gives MSKSVVLIAEELSPATVDALGPDFEIRNCNGADRTELLTAIADVDAILIRSATKVDAEALAAAKKLKVVARAGVGLDNVDVSAATKAGVMVVNAPTSNIVTAAELACGLLISVARNIAPANAALKQGEWKRNKYTGVELSEKTLGVVGLGRIGVLVAQRMSAFGMKIVAYDPYIQAARAAQMGVKLLSLEELLEVSDFITVHLPKTPETVGLIGEEALHKVKPTVRIVNAARGGIVDEAALASALRDGRVAGAGLDVYAKEPCTDSPLFAFDNVVATPHLGASTDEAQEKAGIAVARSVRLALAGELVPDAVNVQGGVIAEDVRPGLPLAEKLGRIFTALAGEVAVRLDVEVRGEITQHDVKVLELSALKGVFEDVVAETVSYVNAPLFAQERGVEVRLTTSSESPEHRNVITVRGTLSGGGEVSISGTLSGPKQIQKIVGVDGFDVDVALTDHMAFFQYEDRPGVVGTLGRILGDAGINIAGMQVARDGDSALASITVDSEVSQEVLGEIAGAIGARFARSVNLG, from the coding sequence GTGAGCAAATCCGTAGTCCTCATCGCCGAAGAGCTCTCGCCCGCCACCGTCGACGCCCTCGGGCCGGACTTCGAGATCCGGAACTGCAACGGCGCCGACCGCACCGAGCTGCTGACCGCGATCGCCGACGTCGACGCCATCCTGATCCGCTCCGCCACCAAGGTGGACGCCGAGGCGCTGGCCGCCGCCAAGAAGCTCAAGGTCGTCGCCCGCGCCGGTGTCGGTCTGGACAACGTGGACGTCTCCGCCGCCACCAAGGCCGGTGTGATGGTCGTCAACGCGCCGACCTCCAACATCGTCACCGCGGCCGAGCTCGCCTGCGGCCTGCTGATCTCCGTCGCCCGCAACATCGCGCCGGCCAACGCCGCGCTCAAGCAGGGCGAGTGGAAGCGCAACAAGTACACCGGCGTCGAGCTGAGCGAGAAGACCCTCGGCGTGGTCGGCCTCGGCCGGATCGGCGTCCTGGTCGCGCAGCGGATGTCGGCCTTCGGCATGAAGATCGTCGCGTACGACCCCTACATCCAGGCCGCCCGCGCCGCCCAGATGGGCGTCAAGCTGCTCTCCCTGGAGGAGCTGCTGGAGGTGTCGGACTTCATCACCGTCCACCTCCCGAAGACCCCGGAGACCGTCGGCCTGATCGGCGAGGAGGCGCTGCACAAGGTCAAGCCGACCGTGCGCATCGTCAACGCCGCCCGCGGCGGCATCGTCGACGAGGCGGCCCTGGCCTCCGCGCTGCGCGACGGCCGCGTCGCCGGCGCCGGCCTGGACGTGTACGCCAAGGAGCCGTGCACCGACTCCCCGCTGTTCGCCTTCGACAACGTGGTCGCCACCCCGCACCTGGGCGCCTCCACCGACGAGGCGCAGGAGAAGGCCGGCATCGCGGTCGCCCGCTCGGTGCGCCTCGCGCTGGCCGGCGAGCTCGTGCCGGACGCGGTCAACGTCCAGGGCGGCGTGATCGCCGAGGACGTGCGCCCGGGCCTGCCGCTCGCCGAGAAGCTCGGCCGGATCTTCACCGCGCTGGCCGGCGAGGTCGCCGTCCGCCTCGACGTCGAGGTCCGCGGCGAGATCACCCAGCACGACGTCAAGGTGCTCGAACTCTCCGCGCTGAAGGGCGTGTTCGAGGACGTGGTGGCCGAGACGGTGTCGTACGTCAACGCCCCGCTGTTCGCCCAGGAGCGTGGTGTCGAGGTCCGCCTGACCACCTCCAGCGAGTCGCCCGAGCACCGCAACGTGATCACCGTGCGCGGCACCCTGTCGGGCGGCGGCGAGGTGTCCATCTCGGGCACCCTGTCCGGCCCCAAGCAGATCCAGAAGATCGTCGGCGTGGACGGCTTCGACGTGGACGTGGCGCTCACCGACCACATGGCCTTCTTCCAGTACGAGGACCGTCCCGGCGTGGTCGGCACCCTCGGCCGGATCCTCGGCGACGCCGGCATCAACATCGCCGGCATGCAGGTCGCCCGTGACGGCGACAGCGCCCTCGCGTCCATCACCGTGGACAGCGAGGTCTCCCAGGAGGTCCTCGGCGAGATCGCCGGCGCGATCGGCGCCCGTTTCGCCCGCTCGGTCAACCTCGGCTGA
- the ilvC gene encoding ketol-acid reductoisomerase, which yields MAELFYEDDADLSIIQGRKVAIIGYGSQGHAHALSLRDSGADVRVGLLEGSKSRAAAEEQGLRVVTPSEAAAEADVIMILVPDPIQADVYKDAIEPNLKAGDALFFGHGLNIRFGFIQPPADVDVCMVAPKGPGHLVRRQYQEGRGVPAIVAVEQDATGKAFDLALSYAKGLGATKAGVIKTTFTEETETDLFGEQAVLCGGTAALVKAGFETLVEAGYQPEIAYFECLHELKLIVDLMYEGGLEKMRWSVSETAEWGDYVTGPRIITADTKAAMKQVLAEIQDGTFANTWIAEYKAGLPKYNEYKNADADHLLETTGKKLRKLMSWVDETA from the coding sequence GTGGCCGAGCTGTTCTACGAAGACGACGCCGACCTGTCCATCATCCAGGGCCGCAAGGTCGCGATCATCGGTTACGGCAGCCAGGGCCACGCCCACGCGCTGTCGCTGCGTGACTCGGGTGCCGACGTCCGGGTCGGCCTCCTGGAGGGCTCGAAGTCCCGCGCGGCCGCCGAGGAGCAGGGTCTGCGGGTCGTGACCCCGTCGGAGGCGGCGGCCGAGGCCGACGTCATCATGATCCTGGTGCCGGACCCGATCCAGGCGGACGTCTACAAGGACGCGATCGAGCCGAACCTGAAGGCCGGCGACGCGCTGTTCTTCGGCCACGGCCTGAACATCCGCTTCGGCTTCATCCAGCCGCCGGCCGACGTCGACGTCTGCATGGTCGCCCCGAAGGGCCCGGGTCACCTGGTGCGCCGTCAGTACCAGGAGGGCCGCGGCGTCCCGGCGATCGTCGCGGTGGAGCAGGACGCCACCGGCAAGGCGTTCGACCTGGCGCTCTCCTACGCCAAGGGCCTGGGCGCCACCAAGGCCGGCGTGATCAAGACCACCTTCACCGAGGAGACCGAGACCGACCTGTTCGGTGAGCAGGCCGTCCTCTGCGGTGGCACCGCCGCCCTGGTCAAGGCCGGCTTCGAGACCCTGGTCGAGGCGGGCTACCAGCCGGAGATCGCCTACTTCGAGTGCCTGCACGAGCTGAAGCTCATCGTCGACCTGATGTACGAGGGCGGCCTGGAGAAGATGCGCTGGTCGGTCTCCGAGACCGCCGAGTGGGGCGACTACGTGACCGGCCCCCGCATCATCACCGCCGACACCAAGGCCGCGATGAAGCAGGTCCTCGCCGAGATCCAGGACGGCACCTTCGCCAACACCTGGATCGCCGAGTACAAGGCCGGCCTGCCGAAGTACAACGAGTACAAGAACGCGGACGCCGACCACCTGCTGGAGACCACCGGCAAGAAGCTCCGCAAGCTGATGAGCTGGGTGGACGAGACCGCCTGA
- a CDS encoding acetolactate synthase large subunit: protein MTEHAAPRRGDNPAAHAPGPQTTVETMTGAQSLIRSLEAVGADTVFGIPGGAILPAYDPLMDSTKVRHILVRHEQGAGHAATGYAQATGKVGVCMATSGPGATNLVTPIADAYMDSVAMVAITGQVASKAIGTDAFQEADICGITMPITKHNFLVTDPAEIPRVIAEAFHIAATGRPGPVLVDIAKDALQATTTFRWPVETSLPGYRPVTKPHAKQIREAAKLLVNAKRPVLYVGGGVLKAQASAELRILAELTGAPVVTTLMAIGVFPDSHPQHLGMPGMHGSVPAVTALQKADLLFTLGARFDDRVTGKLDSFAPGAKVVHADIDPAEIGKNRPADVPIVGDAREVIADLIVAVQAEYDAGHRGDYGDWWSKLDQWKKTYPLGYEPAPAGELSPQQVIERIGQLVGPDAIYAAGVGQHQMWASQFIQFEKPATWLNSGGAGTMGYAVPAAMGAKAGMPETAVWAIDGDGCFQMTNQELVTCALNNIPIKVAVINNGSLGMVRQWQTLFYNQRYSNTVLHSGPDHDGIEPPAQGTRIPDFVLLSEAMGCVGLRCERPEDLDAVIKQAMEINDRPVVIDFIVHQDAMVWPMVAAGTSNDEILFARDIRPDFGDDLD, encoded by the coding sequence ATGACTGAGCACGCCGCCCCCCGCCGCGGGGACAACCCGGCAGCCCACGCGCCGGGTCCCCAGACCACCGTCGAGACCATGACCGGCGCGCAGTCGCTCATCCGCTCGCTCGAGGCCGTGGGCGCGGACACCGTCTTCGGTATCCCCGGTGGTGCCATCCTCCCGGCGTACGACCCGCTGATGGACTCCACCAAGGTCCGCCACATCCTGGTCCGCCACGAGCAGGGCGCCGGCCACGCCGCCACCGGCTACGCGCAGGCCACCGGGAAGGTCGGCGTCTGCATGGCGACCTCCGGCCCGGGCGCCACCAACCTGGTGACCCCGATCGCCGACGCCTACATGGACTCCGTCGCCATGGTGGCGATCACCGGTCAGGTCGCCTCCAAGGCGATCGGCACCGACGCCTTCCAGGAGGCGGACATCTGCGGCATCACGATGCCGATCACCAAGCACAACTTCCTGGTGACCGACCCGGCCGAGATCCCCCGGGTGATCGCCGAGGCCTTCCACATCGCCGCCACCGGCCGTCCCGGCCCGGTCCTGGTCGACATCGCCAAGGACGCGCTGCAGGCCACCACCACCTTCCGCTGGCCGGTGGAGACCTCGCTGCCCGGCTACCGCCCGGTCACCAAGCCGCACGCCAAGCAGATCCGCGAGGCCGCGAAGCTGCTGGTCAACGCCAAGCGCCCGGTCCTCTACGTCGGCGGCGGCGTGCTCAAGGCGCAGGCCTCCGCCGAGCTGCGGATCCTGGCCGAGCTGACCGGCGCCCCGGTGGTGACCACCCTGATGGCGATCGGCGTCTTCCCGGACAGCCACCCGCAGCACCTGGGCATGCCCGGCATGCACGGCTCCGTCCCGGCGGTCACCGCGCTGCAGAAGGCGGACCTGCTGTTCACCCTCGGTGCCCGCTTCGACGACCGGGTCACCGGCAAGCTGGACTCCTTCGCCCCCGGCGCCAAGGTCGTCCACGCCGACATCGACCCCGCCGAGATCGGCAAGAACCGCCCGGCGGACGTGCCGATCGTCGGTGACGCCCGCGAGGTGATCGCCGACCTGATCGTCGCCGTCCAGGCCGAGTACGACGCCGGCCACCGCGGCGACTACGGCGACTGGTGGAGCAAGCTCGACCAGTGGAAGAAGACCTACCCGCTCGGCTACGAGCCGGCCCCGGCCGGTGAGCTCTCCCCGCAGCAGGTGATCGAGCGGATCGGCCAGCTGGTCGGCCCGGACGCGATCTACGCCGCGGGCGTCGGCCAGCACCAGATGTGGGCGAGCCAGTTCATCCAGTTCGAGAAGCCGGCCACCTGGCTGAACTCCGGCGGCGCGGGCACCATGGGCTACGCCGTTCCGGCCGCGATGGGTGCCAAGGCGGGCATGCCGGAGACCGCGGTCTGGGCGATCGACGGCGACGGCTGCTTCCAGATGACCAACCAGGAGCTGGTCACCTGCGCGCTGAACAACATCCCGATCAAGGTCGCGGTGATCAACAACGGGTCGCTGGGCATGGTCCGCCAGTGGCAGACCCTGTTCTACAACCAGCGCTACTCCAACACCGTGCTGCACTCCGGCCCGGACCACGACGGCATCGAGCCGCCGGCCCAGGGCACCCGGATCCCCGACTTCGTGCTGCTCTCCGAGGCGATGGGCTGCGTCGGCCTGCGCTGCGAGCGCCCGGAGGACCTGGACGCGGTGATCAAGCAGGCGATGGAGATCAACGACCGCCCGGTGGTCATCGACTTCATCGTCCACCAGGACGCCATGGTCTGGCCGATGGTGGCCGCCGGCACCAGCAACGACGAGATCCTCTTCGCCCGGGACATCCGCCCCGATTTCGGCGACGACCTCGACTGA
- the ilvN gene encoding acetolactate synthase small subunit → MSKHTLSVLVENKPGVLARIASLFSRRGFNIDSLAVGPTEHPDISRMTIVVNVEDLPLEQVTKQLNKLVNVIKIVELDQAQAVQRELVLVKVRADAETRSQIVEIVQLFRAKTVDVSPDAVTIEATGSSDKLEAMLKMLEPYGIKELVQSGLVAIGRGARSITDRSLRALDRSA, encoded by the coding sequence ATGTCCAAGCACACCCTCTCCGTCCTGGTCGAGAACAAGCCCGGCGTGCTCGCCCGCATCGCCTCCCTGTTCTCCCGTCGGGGCTTCAACATCGACTCCCTCGCCGTCGGCCCGACCGAGCACCCGGACATCTCCCGGATGACCATCGTGGTCAACGTCGAGGACCTGCCGCTGGAGCAGGTCACCAAGCAGCTCAACAAGCTGGTCAACGTGATAAAGATCGTCGAGCTGGACCAGGCCCAGGCCGTCCAGCGCGAGCTGGTCCTGGTCAAGGTGCGCGCCGACGCCGAGACCCGCTCGCAGATCGTCGAGATCGTCCAGCTCTTCCGCGCCAAGACCGTCGACGTCTCGCCGGACGCGGTGACCATCGAGGCGACCGGCTCCTCCGACAAGCTGGAGGCCATGCTCAAGATGCTGGAGCCCTACGGCATCAAGGAGTTGGTCCAGTCCGGCCTGGTCGCCATCGGTCGCGGCGCCCGTTCGATCACCGACCGCTCGCTGCGCGCCCTCGATCGCAGCGCGTAG
- a CDS encoding S8 family serine peptidase, with product MRTPLTALGVALALLAPVQPAAAAVPAGGALTVLLELDTEAAAPAYQRAAAEARRARRSPEAVRHEAARAGADQRARADRAIDRLDRAVRTAVPGAAPLYRTRTLAAGLALRVRPADLPRLGTLPGVRAVRPVALKTRANGYSVPLTGAPAVWSGATGTTGEGVRIGIVDSGIDYTHADFGGPGTAAAFTAVDGARPAPPELFPNAKVVGGQDLVGDAYDPDPSADEAARTPHPDPNPIDCAANGHGTHVAGTAAGYGVTTAGATYRGPYRPGLDPVGFTVGPGAAPGAQLYAIRVFGCDGSTDQLAHALDLAADPNGDGDLADRLDVVNLSLGSPFGSPADADALAADRLAELGTVVVAAAGNEGDVYAVGGSPGTATRALTVAASVDPHTDADGIQVLAPAALAGPVPAHWSSRYRGWATADVSGDLALPADQTDGCTAFSAADAARLTGKIAVLAWRTREPDRACGSAARADHAADAGAVGTLFAADGDGLGEIAGNERIPAAILARADGERLVRAAGEGPVRVRLATPGNPLHGAVSQDQPQRADTLAGFTSRGIGVPGLVKPDLAAPGETIWSAKAGAGTGGMREDGTSMATPHVAGLAALVRAAHPDWTAGQVKAALMNTATDTWRGDDRTGPVYGPERTGAGRTRADLATRTPAVAYALAPAGAPPGAAASGGSSGTAAGSGAADGPASGRSSASGDVTGAVDTSASGRSAGSPASRRVSGVAAGGGGGQGPASGRSSGTAAGSADASGAADGPASGGASASRGGSGVDTGAVGVSFGPVAVTGRTALVREVEVRNLSDRPLSYATSYLPATELPGAAFRIAPARVDVPPGGTARVTVTLAVPDPAALERRPDATLDLTQAGRARTYRGELSGRLQLAPTRGDDPALRVPLFAAPRPASSHTAVGTPDLLAVRGAGAGLLSALHLDAEGTRWPDCPGRDLCVTDPGDRAANLRAAGSATDGDGVLYLAAALWAPAPTPAGGYGVRASLDTDGDGTTDALVVAGRLKGSDILVARTLDARTGAELDVQPLNGRWGDTDTDLLDTDALLLPVRLAALRTPLTNPRYALWTAVSASDPADALDTLGLADGRPALPVDLTRSGTLLAPVAPGAFVHPAVPAPLLLVHHLNPDGRRLQVVNSR from the coding sequence GTGCGCACCCCACTCACCGCTCTCGGCGTCGCCCTCGCCCTGCTCGCCCCCGTCCAGCCCGCCGCCGCAGCCGTCCCCGCCGGGGGCGCGCTGACCGTCCTGCTGGAGCTCGACACCGAGGCCGCCGCGCCCGCCTACCAGCGGGCCGCGGCCGAGGCCCGGCGGGCCCGGCGCTCGCCCGAGGCGGTCCGCCACGAGGCCGCCCGGGCCGGCGCCGACCAGCGCGCCCGCGCCGACCGGGCGATCGACCGGCTCGACCGCGCGGTGCGCACCGCCGTCCCCGGCGCAGCCCCGCTCTACCGCACCCGCACCCTGGCCGCCGGCCTCGCCCTGCGGGTACGCCCGGCCGACCTGCCCCGGCTCGGCACCCTGCCCGGCGTCCGGGCGGTGCGGCCGGTGGCGCTCAAGACCCGCGCCAACGGGTACTCCGTGCCGCTCACCGGCGCCCCCGCCGTCTGGTCCGGGGCGACCGGCACCACGGGCGAGGGCGTGCGGATCGGCATCGTCGACTCCGGCATCGACTACACCCACGCCGACTTCGGCGGCCCCGGCACCGCGGCCGCCTTCACCGCCGTGGACGGCGCCAGGCCCGCCCCGCCCGAGCTCTTCCCCAACGCCAAGGTGGTCGGCGGCCAGGACCTGGTCGGCGACGCGTACGACCCCGACCCGTCCGCCGACGAGGCCGCCCGCACCCCGCACCCCGACCCCAACCCGATCGACTGCGCCGCCAACGGCCACGGCACCCACGTCGCCGGCACCGCCGCCGGCTACGGCGTCACCACCGCCGGCGCCACCTACCGCGGCCCCTACCGGCCCGGCCTCGACCCGGTCGGCTTCACCGTCGGCCCCGGCGCCGCGCCCGGCGCCCAGCTGTACGCGATCCGGGTGTTCGGCTGCGACGGCTCCACCGACCAGCTCGCCCACGCCCTCGACCTGGCCGCCGACCCCAACGGCGACGGCGACCTCGCCGACCGCCTCGACGTCGTCAACCTCTCCCTCGGCAGCCCCTTCGGCAGCCCCGCCGACGCCGACGCCCTCGCCGCCGACCGGCTCGCCGAGCTCGGCACCGTGGTCGTCGCCGCCGCCGGCAACGAGGGCGACGTCTACGCCGTCGGCGGCAGCCCCGGCACCGCCACCCGCGCCCTGACCGTCGCCGCCTCCGTCGACCCGCACACCGACGCCGACGGCATCCAGGTGCTGGCCCCCGCCGCCCTCGCCGGCCCCGTCCCCGCCCACTGGAGCTCCCGCTACCGCGGCTGGGCCACCGCCGACGTCAGCGGCGACCTCGCCCTGCCCGCCGACCAGACCGACGGCTGCACCGCCTTCAGCGCCGCCGACGCCGCCCGGCTGACCGGGAAGATCGCCGTGCTCGCCTGGCGCACCCGCGAACCCGACCGCGCCTGCGGATCCGCCGCCCGCGCCGACCACGCCGCCGACGCCGGAGCCGTCGGCACCCTGTTCGCCGCCGACGGCGACGGGCTCGGCGAGATCGCCGGGAACGAGCGGATCCCCGCCGCGATCCTCGCCCGCGCGGACGGCGAACGACTCGTCCGCGCGGCGGGGGAGGGGCCCGTCCGGGTCCGGCTCGCCACCCCCGGCAATCCGCTGCACGGCGCGGTCTCCCAGGACCAGCCGCAACGCGCCGACACCCTCGCGGGCTTCACCTCGCGCGGCATCGGCGTCCCCGGCCTGGTCAAGCCCGACCTCGCGGCGCCCGGCGAGACCATCTGGTCCGCCAAGGCCGGGGCCGGCACCGGCGGCATGCGGGAGGACGGCACCTCCATGGCCACCCCGCACGTCGCCGGCCTCGCCGCCCTGGTCCGCGCCGCCCACCCCGACTGGACCGCGGGCCAGGTCAAGGCCGCCCTGATGAACACCGCCACCGACACCTGGCGCGGCGACGACCGCACCGGCCCCGTCTACGGCCCCGAACGCACCGGCGCCGGCCGCACCCGCGCCGACCTCGCCACCCGCACCCCCGCCGTCGCCTACGCCCTCGCCCCCGCGGGCGCTCCCCCCGGCGCCGCGGCCTCCGGCGGGTCGTCCGGCACGGCTGCCGGCTCCGGCGCAGCCGACGGCCCGGCCTCCGGCCGTTCGTCCGCCTCCGGCGATGTCACCGGCGCAGTCGACACCTCGGCCTCCGGCCGCTCCGCCGGCTCTCCGGCTTCCCGCAGGGTTTCCGGCGTTGCCGCGGGGGGCGGGGGCGGCCAGGGCCCGGCCTCCGGCCGTTCGTCCGGCACGGCTGCCGGCTCCGCCGACGCCTCCGGCGCAGCCGACGGCCCGGCCTCCGGCGGCGCCTCGGCTTCCCGTGGGGGCTCCGGCGTGGACACCGGGGCGGTCGGGGTGTCCTTCGGGCCCGTCGCGGTGACCGGGCGGACGGCGCTCGTCCGCGAGGTCGAGGTCCGCAACCTCTCCGACCGGCCGCTCTCGTACGCGACCTCGTACCTCCCCGCGACCGAGCTCCCCGGCGCCGCCTTCCGGATCGCCCCCGCCCGGGTGGACGTCCCGCCCGGCGGGACCGCCCGGGTGACCGTCACGCTGGCCGTCCCCGATCCCGCGGCGCTGGAGCGGCGTCCCGACGCCACCCTCGACCTGACCCAGGCGGGCCGCGCCCGCACCTACCGCGGTGAGCTCTCCGGCCGGCTGCAGCTCGCCCCGACCCGCGGCGACGACCCCGCGCTGCGCGTCCCGCTGTTCGCCGCCCCGCGCCCGGCCTCCTCGCACACCGCGGTCGGCACCCCCGACCTGCTCGCCGTCCGCGGCGCCGGCGCCGGTCTGCTCAGCGCCCTCCACCTGGACGCCGAGGGCACCCGCTGGCCGGACTGCCCGGGCCGCGACCTGTGCGTCACCGATCCGGGCGACCGCGCCGCCAACCTGCGGGCCGCCGGTTCCGCCACCGACGGCGACGGCGTGCTCTACCTGGCGGCGGCCCTCTGGGCGCCCGCCCCCACCCCGGCCGGCGGCTACGGCGTCCGGGCCTCGCTCGACACCGACGGCGACGGCACCACCGACGCCCTGGTCGTCGCGGGCCGGCTGAAGGGCAGCGACATCCTGGTCGCCCGCACCCTGGACGCCCGGACCGGGGCCGAGCTGGACGTCCAGCCGCTGAACGGGCGCTGGGGCGACACCGACACCGACCTGCTGGACACCGACGCGCTCCTCCTCCCGGTCCGCCTGGCGGCCCTGAGGACGCCCCTGACGAACCCGCGCTACGCGCTCTGGACCGCGGTCTCCGCCTCCGACCCGGCCGACGCCCTCGACACGCTCGGCCTCGCCGACGGCCGCCCCGCCCTCCCCGTCGACCTCACCCGCTCCGGCACCCTCCTCGCCCCCGTCGCCCCGGGCGCGTTCGTCCACCCCGCCGTCCCGGCCCCGCTCCTCCTGGTCCACCACCTCAACCCCGACGGGCGCCGCCTCCAGGTCGTCAACTCCCGCTGA